In Panacibacter ginsenosidivorans, the following proteins share a genomic window:
- a CDS encoding peptidylprolyl isomerase, with product MRTIKMPLLLLSLFLFSFAGRSQTLFTYGTKTVSKDEFLKAYNKNPDTTGERSDKIKQYLDLYVNFKLKLQAATDEKLSTDANFKYEADNFRTQLTENYINEQANIHGLVKEAFQRSQKDILLAHVFVEVRPGGDTTDAYKKIKEAYAALQSGKDFTDVITTYASNAAVDPSKGVIGYITVFSLPYEIENLVYTLKPNTYSAIYRSSAGYHIFKNLGERPAAGKRKVQHILLAVPDSFTPEEKAKVTALKDSIYNLLQHGASFEKMVQQYSAPNNNYDATNNIEVGVGQYSPDFESHVFALQKAGDISEPFETAYGYNILKLTEIIPVNKDENDVVGKAKLQEKIEQDNRLTASREALIQKWMQLTKYTPGSYNAKDLAAYTDSSLKKGKPLPLYKNINPNTVIFSFAKEKITAEKWFKYNKDLREMSPYEQYNYETLMKQFIKASCDKYYRAHIEEYYQPIGAQLKEFNEANLLFSVMDKHVWSKAAEDSVGLKNYYNQHKQQYKWQPGVSALVVSSASKDAIDSMAAALKQNAKDWHTIVAAYSEMATTDSSRFEDGQLPLKQNVPMLKGFISTPEQNETGDAYTLVYVFDVFNQPGQRSFEDARGMVINDYQQVLEEKWIAELKKKYPVKINDTVAKNL from the coding sequence ATGCGCACCATTAAGATGCCATTGCTGCTTTTATCCTTATTCCTTTTTTCATTCGCCGGCAGGAGCCAGACTTTATTTACATACGGAACCAAAACCGTTAGCAAGGATGAGTTCCTGAAAGCATACAATAAAAACCCTGATACAACCGGTGAGCGTTCTGATAAAATAAAACAATACCTTGATCTTTATGTAAACTTCAAACTTAAGCTGCAGGCTGCTACAGATGAAAAGCTGAGCACTGATGCAAATTTTAAATACGAAGCAGACAATTTCAGAACACAGCTCACAGAAAATTATATCAATGAGCAGGCAAACATACATGGACTTGTGAAAGAAGCATTCCAACGCAGCCAGAAAGATATTTTGCTTGCACATGTATTTGTGGAAGTAAGACCGGGTGGCGATACGACCGATGCTTACAAAAAAATTAAAGAAGCTTATGCAGCATTGCAAAGTGGCAAAGATTTCACTGATGTAATTACTACCTATGCATCCAATGCTGCCGTTGATCCTTCAAAGGGTGTAATAGGTTATATAACTGTTTTTTCGCTGCCTTATGAAATTGAAAATTTAGTGTACACACTAAAGCCAAATACTTATTCTGCTATTTACAGAAGCAGTGCGGGTTATCATATATTTAAAAATCTCGGAGAAAGGCCTGCTGCAGGCAAAAGAAAAGTACAGCATATATTATTAGCAGTTCCTGATTCATTTACACCCGAAGAAAAAGCGAAAGTTACAGCACTTAAAGATTCCATATATAACCTGCTTCAGCATGGTGCTTCTTTCGAAAAAATGGTACAGCAATACAGTGCGCCAAATAACAATTATGATGCTACTAATAACATTGAAGTGGGTGTCGGTCAATATAGTCCGGATTTTGAAAGTCATGTATTTGCTTTGCAAAAAGCAGGCGATATAAGTGAGCCTTTTGAAACAGCTTATGGTTATAACATTTTAAAACTTACAGAGATCATTCCTGTTAATAAAGATGAGAACGATGTAGTAGGTAAAGCAAAATTGCAGGAAAAAATCGAACAGGATAACAGGCTTACTGCTTCAAGAGAAGCATTGATACAAAAGTGGATGCAGCTAACGAAATATACACCTGGTAGTTATAATGCTAAAGACCTTGCAGCTTATACAGACAGCTCTTTGAAGAAAGGTAAACCGCTTCCACTGTATAAAAATATAAATCCTAATACCGTAATTTTTTCTTTTGCAAAAGAAAAAATTACAGCAGAAAAATGGTTCAAGTATAACAAAGACCTAAGGGAAATGAGCCCTTACGAACAATACAATTATGAAACCCTGATGAAGCAATTTATCAAAGCTTCCTGCGATAAATATTACCGTGCACATATAGAAGAATATTACCAGCCGATCGGCGCACAGTTAAAAGAATTCAATGAAGCAAACCTTTTGTTCTCTGTAATGGATAAGCATGTATGGAGTAAAGCTGCAGAAGATTCTGTTGGTCTGAAAAATTATTACAACCAGCACAAGCAACAATACAAATGGCAGCCAGGTGTAAGTGCGTTGGTCGTTTCATCTGCATCAAAAGATGCCATAGATTCTATGGCAGCTGCACTTAAGCAAAATGCAAAAGACTGGCATACTATCGTTGCCGCTTATAGCGAAATGGCAACAACAGACAGCAGCAGATTCGAAGATGGACAATTACCTCTAAAGCAAAATGTACCTATGCTAAAAGGATTTATTTCAACTCCGGAACAAAATGAAACAGGTGATGCTTATACATTGGTATATGTGTTCGATGTATTTAACCAACCCGGCCAAAGAAGTTTCGAAGATGCACGGGGTATGGTCATTAACGACTATCAGCAGGTATTAGAAGAAAAGTGGATAGCAGAGCTGAAGAAAAAATATCCTGTCAAAATCAATGATACAGTTGCGAAAAATCTATAA
- a CDS encoding anthranilate synthase component I family protein, with translation MVQRIIESFPVQDKEAFKQQMLCWANQYSICCFFDNNAYSSKHHSYEWLVAVGAVKTLSPAEHKLDVLKYFCAEHKDWLFGHIGYDLKNEIEALTSTHTNYIGFPDLFFFQPEIVIQSNANSVSIATLTKDSSEIYSSIVEMPLQKATHLPQPDIQLRTVKWQYIDTVEKLRNHILRGDCYEINYCIEFFAEDAAIEPLHVYEQLIKISPNPFSCFYKLRDKYLLCASPERYIKKTGNTIISQPIKGTIKRNTATEEDENNRQQLLHSEKDRSENVMVVDLVRNDLSKICKDGSVVADELFGIYSFPQVHQMISTVKGELKDDIDFADIIKATFPMGSMTGAPKKRVMELIEQYEHTKRGIFSGAVGYIDPDGDFDFNVVIRSIMYNETNNYLSYQVGSAITFYSNAEDEFEECLLKAKAIEKVLG, from the coding sequence ATGGTGCAAAGGATCATTGAATCTTTTCCCGTACAAGATAAGGAAGCTTTTAAACAACAGATGCTTTGTTGGGCAAACCAATATAGCATCTGTTGTTTTTTTGATAACAATGCATACAGCAGCAAACATCATAGCTATGAATGGCTCGTAGCCGTTGGTGCTGTTAAAACATTATCACCTGCAGAGCATAAATTGGATGTATTAAAATATTTCTGTGCAGAACACAAGGATTGGTTATTCGGCCATATAGGTTATGATCTTAAAAACGAGATCGAAGCGCTTACTTCAACCCACACCAATTATATTGGTTTTCCCGATCTTTTTTTCTTTCAACCCGAAATAGTTATTCAGTCAAATGCAAACTCAGTAAGCATTGCAACCCTTACAAAAGATTCATCTGAGATATATAGTTCTATTGTTGAAATGCCTTTGCAGAAAGCAACGCATTTACCGCAACCGGATATTCAACTGCGTACTGTAAAGTGGCAATATATCGATACAGTAGAAAAATTACGCAACCATATATTGCGAGGTGATTGCTACGAAATCAACTATTGCATAGAATTTTTTGCAGAAGATGCTGCAATAGAACCACTGCATGTATATGAACAACTCATAAAAATTTCGCCTAACCCGTTTTCCTGTTTTTATAAACTACGTGATAAATATTTATTATGTGCAAGCCCTGAAAGATATATAAAGAAAACAGGCAACACTATCATATCTCAACCTATTAAGGGAACGATCAAAAGAAATACAGCAACAGAAGAAGATGAGAATAACAGGCAACAACTCCTGCACAGTGAGAAAGACCGCAGTGAAAATGTAATGGTGGTCGATCTCGTAAGAAATGATCTGAGTAAAATTTGCAAAGATGGCTCTGTAGTAGCAGATGAATTGTTTGGCATTTATAGTTTCCCACAGGTGCACCAGATGATTTCTACAGTAAAAGGAGAATTAAAAGATGATATAGACTTTGCAGATATAATCAAAGCTACATTTCCTATGGGTTCTATGACAGGGGCGCCAAAGAAACGTGTGATGGAACTGATAGAACAATATGAGCATACAAAGCGCGGTATTTTTTCCGGTGCTGTTGGTTATATTGATCCCGATGGAGATTTTGATTTCAATGTGGTTATACGAAGTATAATGTATAATGAAACAAATAACTACCTGAGTTACCAGGTAGGAAGTGCTATCACTTTTTACAGCAATGCGGAGGATGAATTTGAAGAATGCTTATTAAAAGCAAAAGCAATTGAAAAAGTATTAGGATAA
- a CDS encoding SRPBCC family protein yields the protein MSKVYALKTIQRMPVDIGTAWNFFCKPDNLKDITPADLGFKVTSKYHGEKMYAGQIIEYKVSPLLGIPLYWMTEITHVEEKKYFVDEQRYGPYSLWHHQHHFKIIEGGVEMTDIVHYKIPFWFIGDIANTLFVRAQLRKIFSFRFAVVQERFGKWPGENNEVLLDQ from the coding sequence ATGAGTAAAGTGTACGCGTTGAAGACCATTCAGCGAATGCCCGTGGATATAGGTACAGCATGGAATTTTTTTTGTAAGCCGGATAATTTAAAAGATATAACGCCTGCTGATCTTGGTTTTAAAGTTACCAGTAAATATCATGGAGAAAAGATGTATGCAGGGCAGATCATTGAATACAAGGTAAGCCCTTTGCTGGGCATTCCACTTTATTGGATGACGGAGATAACGCATGTGGAAGAGAAAAAATATTTTGTGGATGAACAGCGATATGGGCCATATAGTTTATGGCATCACCAGCATCATTTTAAAATCATTGAAGGCGGCGTTGAAATGACGGATATTGTGCATTATAAAATTCCATTCTGGTTTATCGGTGATATTGCGAATACACTTTTTGTACGTGCACAGTTAAGGAAAATATTTTCTTTTCGCTTTGCAGTAGTGCAGGAGCGTTTCGGTAAATGGCCGGGAGAAAACAATGAAGTACTGCTTGATCAATAA
- a CDS encoding adenylosuccinate synthase yields MVDVILGLQWGDEGKGKIVDYFAPKYDIVARFQGGPNAGHTLYVGDKKVVLHQIPSGIFHQGTVNIIGNGVVLDPVTLKRECDTVASFGIDVRKNLFIAQRTNIIVPTHRALDKASEMQKGDSKIGSTLKGIGPAYMDKTGRNALRVGDLLDKSFTTNYIKLRLKHQKLLDNYHFIEDISAWEEEFFDAIEFLRTLNIVNGEYFINNKIKEGKKVLAEGAQGSMLDIDFGTFPFVTSSSTISAGVCNGLGVAPQQINDVLGVTKAYCTRVGGGPFPTELEDATGEELRKIGSEFGATTGRPRRCGWIDLVALKYTCMLNGVTKVVMTKADVLDSFEELNVCTAYNVDGKETEEVPFQLTRVKTEPIYKSFAGWHTDSTQLKDAAQLPQNMSTYIDFINSYVGAPVKYVSNGPGREQIIHL; encoded by the coding sequence ATGGTTGATGTTATTTTAGGCTTGCAGTGGGGCGATGAAGGAAAAGGAAAAATTGTAGATTATTTTGCCCCTAAATATGATATTGTTGCACGTTTCCAGGGCGGCCCAAACGCAGGCCACACGCTATATGTAGGCGATAAGAAAGTGGTGCTGCACCAGATTCCTTCCGGCATTTTTCACCAGGGCACAGTAAATATTATTGGTAATGGTGTTGTGCTTGACCCTGTTACACTGAAAAGAGAATGCGATACGGTAGCATCTTTCGGTATAGATGTGCGTAAGAATCTTTTTATTGCTCAGCGCACCAATATTATAGTTCCAACGCACCGTGCATTAGACAAAGCTTCTGAAATGCAGAAAGGCGATAGTAAGATTGGCTCTACTTTAAAAGGTATTGGCCCGGCATATATGGATAAAACAGGTCGCAACGCGTTACGTGTAGGCGATTTACTGGATAAAAGTTTTACTACCAACTATATAAAGCTTCGTTTGAAACACCAGAAACTTTTAGACAACTATCATTTCATCGAAGATATTTCTGCCTGGGAAGAAGAATTTTTTGATGCCATTGAATTCTTACGCACACTGAATATTGTAAATGGTGAATACTTCATCAACAACAAAATAAAAGAAGGCAAAAAAGTTTTGGCCGAAGGTGCACAAGGAAGCATGCTTGATATTGATTTTGGTACGTTTCCTTTTGTTACTTCTTCAAGCACTATTTCTGCTGGTGTATGTAACGGTTTAGGCGTGGCGCCGCAGCAGATCAATGATGTGCTCGGCGTTACAAAAGCCTATTGCACACGTGTAGGTGGCGGACCTTTTCCCACTGAACTGGAAGATGCAACAGGTGAAGAACTAAGAAAGATCGGCAGCGAGTTTGGCGCAACTACAGGCCGTCCACGCCGTTGCGGGTGGATAGATCTTGTTGCACTTAAGTACACCTGTATGTTGAATGGCGTAACCAAAGTGGTAATGACCAAAGCAGATGTGTTGGATAGTTTTGAAGAACTGAATGTTTGTACAGCTTATAATGTTGATGGCAAAGAAACAGAAGAAGTACCCTTTCAGCTAACAAGGGTAAAAACCGAACCCATCTATAAAAGTTTTGCAGGCTGGCATACAGACAGCACGCAACTCAAAGATGCAGCACAATTGCCGCAGAACATGTCAACTTATATTGATTTCATAAACAGCTATGTTGGCGCTCCTGTAAAATATGTCTCAAACGGACCTGGCAGAGAGCAGATCATTCATTTGTAA
- a CDS encoding APC family permease, with the protein MKQKLSLFDFTMIVVGLVIGMGIFRTAATSAKEALNPGIYFSAWIAGGLIALCGALTYAEIGSRYPVTGGYYRIFSYAYHPSIAFSINCIILISNAASLSGVALIGSGYISQVFFNEPATDVTKALIATGAIILFYCVNLMGLKMSAKTQNILMIIKISMILMLIAALFIPSIHTATTYQPVNEPTDHLKWIQSFGLSLIAVSFTYGGYQQTINFGSEVDKPSKNIPRGIFMGIAIIICLYLLVNLSYYNVIGFEQLKNEKEIASIVAGKMFGQAGATIFSALLFLSVLAYVNVLLMSNPRVMFAMSEDGVLPKLFQKKSEKKDVLVISLTTFAALCIVILFFAQTFEQILNFTIFLDCIGMAASAASIFWLRKRTRHLDGTGIYKMKLYPLLPIIFICAYIFVAISIAIQTPNTALTGIIVLAAFMIIYFATRKMGNDKDVQQNDATRME; encoded by the coding sequence ATGAAGCAGAAACTTTCTCTTTTTGATTTTACGATGATCGTGGTTGGCCTGGTGATTGGTATGGGCATTTTCAGAACGGCTGCCACATCTGCAAAAGAAGCATTGAACCCCGGTATATATTTTTCTGCATGGATAGCAGGTGGTTTGATAGCTTTATGTGGTGCGCTTACATATGCAGAGATCGGTAGCCGCTACCCCGTTACGGGCGGCTATTACAGGATATTTTCTTACGCTTACCATCCGTCCATTGCATTCTCTATAAACTGCATCATACTTATTTCGAATGCTGCATCATTGAGTGGTGTAGCACTGATAGGTTCTGGTTATATAAGCCAGGTGTTTTTTAATGAGCCAGCTACTGATGTAACAAAAGCTTTGATAGCAACTGGTGCTATCATTCTTTTTTATTGTGTGAACCTGATGGGATTAAAGATGAGCGCAAAGACGCAAAACATTTTAATGATCATTAAGATAAGCATGATACTAATGCTGATTGCAGCATTGTTCATACCTTCTATACACACGGCCACTACATATCAACCTGTAAACGAACCAACCGATCATTTAAAATGGATACAATCTTTCGGTCTTAGCCTTATTGCCGTTTCCTTTACGTATGGAGGTTATCAGCAAACCATCAATTTCGGTAGTGAAGTGGATAAGCCTTCGAAGAATATTCCACGCGGTATATTTATGGGTATTGCTATTATTATTTGTTTATACCTGCTGGTAAATCTTTCTTATTATAATGTTATAGGTTTTGAACAATTAAAAAATGAAAAGGAGATAGCATCTATCGTTGCAGGTAAAATGTTTGGGCAGGCTGGCGCTACCATATTTTCAGCATTATTATTCCTGTCTGTGCTGGCCTATGTAAATGTATTGCTCATGAGTAATCCCCGTGTTATGTTTGCCATGAGTGAAGATGGTGTGTTGCCGAAACTGTTTCAAAAAAAATCTGAAAAGAAAGACGTACTGGTTATTTCGTTAACAACTTTTGCCGCGCTTTGTATTGTTATTTTATTTTTTGCGCAAACATTTGAGCAGATACTAAATTTTACCATCTTCCTGGATTGTATTGGTATGGCTGCATCTGCTGCCAGTATATTCTGGCTGCGTAAACGCACCAGGCATCTTGATGGGACAGGTATTTATAAGATGAAACTATACCCACTGCTGCCCATTATATTTATCTGCGCTTATATTTTTGTGGCCATCAGCATTGCCATTCAAACACCTAATACAGCATTAACAGGCATAATTGTATTAGCCGCATTTATGATCATTTATTTTGCGACAAGAAAGATGGGTAATGATAAAGACGTACAACAGAATGATGCAACAAGAATGGAATAA
- a CDS encoding MBL fold metallo-hydrolase gives MYIEQLYTGCLSEAAYYIESKGEAAIIDPLRDIEDYLQMAEERKSKIKYIFETHFHADFVSGHIDLSKATGAPIIYGPNTEAGFQIHLAKDGEIFKLGDVSIEVLHTPGHTLESTCYLLKDEKGKEHAVFTGDTLFVGDVGRPDLAQKGATVTMDDLAGMMYESLQKKIIPLADDVIVYPAHGPGSSCGKNLGPQTYSTIGEEKKTNYALQQQSKEAFIKAVTDGLAAPPQYFPVNAKINKEGYSSLDAVMEKALQPLTVEAFKAIVDKEEAIILDTRHADEFVNGFVPGSIFIGLEGRFAEWAGSLLPFDQEIALVTEPGKEKETATRLARVGFEKFAGYLEGGFEAWKKSGNTVDIIIDVAPDELAMDIPFDNHLVVLDVRKEPEFADGHVKDAVNLPLNDLVDPGSMANINDTDNLYVHCAGGYRSVIACSMLKRQGIHNIRNITGGWAAIKEEKKIKTEKEKSVLN, from the coding sequence ATGTACATAGAACAACTATATACCGGTTGCCTTAGTGAAGCAGCTTATTACATAGAAAGCAAGGGTGAAGCAGCGATTATAGACCCGTTGCGTGACATTGAAGATTACCTGCAAATGGCAGAAGAAAGAAAAAGCAAGATCAAATATATATTTGAAACACATTTTCATGCAGACTTTGTAAGCGGTCATATTGATCTTAGCAAAGCTACCGGTGCGCCAATTATTTATGGTCCAAATACAGAGGCCGGTTTTCAAATACACTTAGCAAAAGACGGAGAAATATTTAAACTAGGCGATGTTTCCATAGAAGTTTTACACACACCAGGCCATACATTAGAAAGCACCTGCTATCTTTTAAAAGATGAAAAAGGAAAAGAGCATGCAGTGTTTACGGGTGATACACTTTTTGTGGGCGATGTTGGCCGCCCTGATCTTGCACAAAAAGGCGCAACCGTTACCATGGATGATCTTGCAGGCATGATGTATGAAAGCCTGCAGAAAAAGATAATTCCTCTTGCAGATGATGTTATTGTATATCCTGCGCATGGTCCAGGTAGTAGTTGTGGTAAAAATCTTGGCCCTCAAACCTACAGCACTATTGGTGAAGAGAAGAAAACCAATTATGCATTGCAGCAGCAAAGCAAAGAAGCATTTATAAAAGCAGTAACAGACGGGCTTGCAGCGCCACCACAATATTTTCCTGTAAATGCAAAGATCAATAAAGAAGGTTATTCAAGTCTCGATGCCGTGATGGAAAAAGCATTACAGCCGTTAACTGTAGAAGCTTTCAAAGCCATTGTTGATAAGGAAGAAGCTATTATTCTTGATACAAGACATGCAGACGAATTTGTTAACGGGTTTGTGCCTGGCAGTATATTCATAGGTCTCGAAGGTCGCTTTGCAGAATGGGCAGGAAGTCTTTTGCCTTTTGACCAGGAAATAGCACTTGTAACGGAACCCGGCAAAGAAAAGGAAACCGCTACAAGGCTTGCTCGTGTTGGATTTGAAAAATTTGCAGGTTACCTTGAAGGAGGTTTTGAAGCATGGAAAAAAAGTGGCAATACAGTTGACATAATTATAGATGTTGCCCCGGATGAACTGGCGATGGATATTCCTTTTGATAACCATCTTGTCGTGTTAGATGTGCGTAAAGAACCCGAGTTTGCAGATGGTCATGTAAAAGATGCGGTAAACCTTCCTTTAAATGATCTTGTTGATCCCGGCAGCATGGCCAATATAAACGACACTGACAATCTTTATGTGCATTGTGCAGGTGGTTATCGCAGTGTAATTGCGTGTTCTATGTTAAAGCGGCAGGGCATTCATAATATCCGCAACATCACCGGCGGATGGGCTGCAATAAAAGAAGAGAAAAAAATAAAAACAGAAAAGGAAAAGAGTGTATTGAATTAA
- a CDS encoding TlpA family protein disulfide reductase produces MKNFIAFFILLYTCNNALSQNTAAKTVVSKDGYKIDATIKPYKNCWVYLGNYYGKNKVLADSAHFDENSHGIFKGQNKLPKGIYFFVTPAHSLLFEILMDDAQHFTIVADSAHLENLSVTGSPDNEIFAAYSRYLTSIAPKLNGLQQQLRKATTAADSAAIQQEQKKINKELNDYRDNVIKNKPESMVAAFFQSVRTPELKEWPKKADGTPDSLAAWRYMKDHFWDGVNFYDNSLIRTPFFDPKLEDYYKYYVPADPDSIINEVNYMLLMSRAGKDIHQYLLGKFTDKYINPEIMGQDKVFLFLFNNYFSKGDTLWLNEKQRKYIFDRAYSLMANQLNEPAPQLVLKDTLGKVSSLYEVKAPFTFIVFWDPTCSHCKVEVPKLDSIYEAKWKALGVAVFSVNTNENTFDEWKKFINENHLEGWHHAWQAREERLADEQSGVANYRQLFDIYQTPTMYLLDADKRIIAKKLSLEQYDAVIEAKLKTKTSTQ; encoded by the coding sequence ATGAAAAATTTTATTGCTTTTTTTATTCTTTTATACACCTGCAATAATGCACTTTCCCAGAATACTGCTGCCAAAACCGTTGTATCAAAAGACGGTTATAAAATAGACGCTACCATAAAGCCGTACAAAAACTGCTGGGTTTATTTAGGCAACTATTATGGAAAAAATAAAGTACTGGCAGATAGTGCTCATTTCGATGAAAACAGCCACGGCATTTTCAAGGGGCAGAACAAACTGCCAAAAGGTATTTACTTTTTTGTAACGCCGGCACATAGCCTGCTGTTTGAAATTCTGATGGATGACGCACAGCATTTTACCATAGTTGCAGATAGTGCGCATCTTGAAAATCTCTCTGTTACCGGTTCGCCGGACAATGAAATTTTTGCTGCCTATTCAAGGTATCTTACTTCCATAGCCCCAAAGCTTAATGGCTTACAGCAACAACTGAGAAAAGCAACTACTGCAGCAGATTCTGCAGCCATACAACAGGAACAAAAAAAGATAAACAAAGAATTGAATGATTACCGCGATAATGTAATTAAAAATAAACCCGAATCGATGGTGGCTGCATTCTTTCAATCGGTAAGAACGCCAGAACTAAAAGAATGGCCGAAGAAAGCGGATGGTACACCGGATTCACTGGCGGCATGGCGTTATATGAAAGATCATTTTTGGGATGGCGTAAATTTTTACGATAACAGTTTAATAAGAACACCTTTCTTCGATCCCAAACTGGAAGACTATTATAAGTATTATGTGCCGGCAGATCCTGATTCTATTATCAATGAAGTAAACTATATGCTGCTGATGTCACGTGCCGGTAAAGATATTCACCAATACCTTCTAGGAAAGTTTACGGATAAATATATCAACCCCGAAATAATGGGGCAGGACAAAGTGTTCCTGTTCTTATTCAATAATTATTTTTCCAAGGGAGATACTTTGTGGCTGAATGAAAAGCAGCGTAAATATATTTTTGACCGGGCCTATAGTTTGATGGCAAACCAGTTGAATGAACCTGCACCACAACTGGTATTGAAAGATACATTGGGAAAAGTTTCTTCTTTGTATGAAGTAAAAGCGCCTTTTACATTTATAGTTTTCTGGGACCCAACCTGCAGTCATTGTAAAGTAGAAGTTCCCAAACTGGATTCTATTTATGAAGCCAAATGGAAAGCTCTGGGTGTAGCAGTGTTTTCAGTGAATACCAATGAGAACACATTTGATGAATGGAAAAAGTTCATTAATGAAAATCACCTTGAAGGCTGGCATCATGCGTGGCAGGCAAGAGAAGAACGGCTGGCAGATGAACAGTCTGGTGTGGCAAACTACCGCCAGTTATTTGATATCTATCAAACACCAACAATGTACCTGCTTGATGCAGACAAGCGTATAATTGCAAAGAAATTAAGTCTTGAACAATACGATGCTGTTATAGAAGCAAAACTGAAAACAAAAACCTCAACTCAATAA
- a CDS encoding META domain-containing protein has translation MKKLIFGLVILAVVNSSCSSTKNLNVMNTLTQNSWVVNSLSGKQLDPSAYLKGLPSMTFGSDGKLTGSTGCNNFTGNFKLDGMSVKLDPGAMTRMACPGNGEADFLSAAQQVTNLKLNGNTLSLLNGADEVMSLIPKK, from the coding sequence ATGAAAAAGCTAATCTTTGGTCTGGTCATTCTTGCAGTGGTGAACAGTTCCTGCAGCAGCACAAAAAACCTGAACGTTATGAACACTCTCACACAAAACAGTTGGGTGGTAAATTCTTTATCAGGTAAGCAACTTGATCCATCTGCTTACCTGAAAGGCTTGCCAAGCATGACTTTTGGATCAGATGGAAAACTTACCGGTTCAACAGGTTGTAATAATTTTACCGGAAATTTTAAATTAGATGGCATGAGTGTTAAGCTAGATCCCGGCGCTATGACAAGAATGGCATGCCCCGGAAATGGCGAAGCAGATTTTTTATCTGCCGCACAACAGGTAACAAATCTTAAGCTCAATGGAAATACGCTAAGCTTATTGAATGGGGCTGATGAAGTGATGAGTTTGATACCCAAGAAATAA